A window of the Haloquadratum walsbyi C23 genome harbors these coding sequences:
- a CDS encoding ATP-dependent DNA helicase: protein MEPDDVSGLPPGVSDKLRTEGVTELYPPQESAVKAGLTDGESLVASVPTASGKTLIAELAMLAAIERGETALYIVPLRALASEKQTEFERWEEFGVDIGVSTGNYDSSGEWLASRDIIVATSEKVDSLIRNDAPWINQLGCVVADEVHLVNDRTRGPTLEVTLGKLRQRNTALQVVALSATIGNADAIAEWLDASLVDTDWRPIELQIGVHYGNAITFDDATQQRVPVANGERQTPALVADTLAGDSEDDQGSTLVFVNSRRNAESAARRLCDVTTSALTEKEQASLAEIAASIREVSDTETSETLATCVEKGAAFHHAGLAAEHRSLVEDAFRDRQLKCIAATPTLAAGVNTPSRRVIVRDWRRYDSEYGGMKPLDTLEVHQMMGRAGRPGLDPYGEAVLLAGDTETRDELFDRYIDADLESVRSKLASEPALRTHALATIATGFARSRTELLAFLKETLYATQTDTNGRLKTVTDTVLDYLKRNEFIMQDGETLSATGLGHTVSRLYLDPMSAATIIDGLRWAEKNKTTQRSALQDNSTEQATGSFQPASELVNSKHDTHQDSDESTVRYPTALGLYHLVCRTPDMYELYLKSGDKERFTQVCYEREAELLGRTPSEYDDVRFESWLSALKTGRLLEDWADETSEDQITEQYDVGPGDIRGKVDTASWLLGAAEQLAGELGMKTKPIADARRRVEDGVRAELLDLVDIRGVGRKRARRLFDTGIQDSADLQTAEKKTILRALRGRRKTAERILENAGRTDTSMDSVDEVSKDSTNSDTGNETQSNTGGGATTEGTRQDRDMDNQDGNQAGLGDFS from the coding sequence ATGGAACCTGACGACGTCTCCGGATTGCCCCCGGGCGTCTCTGACAAACTTCGTACAGAGGGCGTCACAGAGCTGTATCCACCACAAGAATCAGCCGTCAAGGCAGGGTTGACTGATGGGGAGAGCCTTGTTGCATCAGTACCAACTGCTTCTGGAAAGACGCTTATTGCCGAGTTAGCAATGCTTGCAGCAATTGAGCGTGGTGAAACAGCGTTATATATTGTACCGCTTCGAGCGCTCGCCTCAGAAAAACAAACTGAGTTCGAACGTTGGGAAGAGTTTGGTGTTGACATCGGTGTTTCAACCGGAAATTACGATTCTAGTGGTGAGTGGTTAGCTTCGCGAGATATCATTGTTGCAACGTCTGAAAAGGTTGATTCACTTATTCGGAATGATGCACCGTGGATCAATCAATTAGGATGTGTTGTTGCTGATGAGGTTCACCTTGTTAATGACCGGACGCGTGGACCAACGCTTGAGGTAACGCTTGGGAAACTTCGTCAACGAAACACTGCACTTCAAGTCGTTGCGCTCTCTGCAACGATTGGAAATGCAGATGCTATTGCTGAGTGGCTAGATGCATCACTTGTCGATACAGATTGGCGTCCAATCGAATTACAGATTGGAGTTCACTATGGAAATGCGATTACATTTGATGATGCTACTCAACAGCGGGTTCCAGTTGCAAATGGAGAACGACAAACGCCGGCCCTTGTTGCAGACACACTTGCAGGTGATAGTGAAGACGATCAAGGGTCGACGCTTGTATTCGTCAATTCACGACGAAATGCAGAATCCGCTGCAAGACGGCTTTGTGATGTTACGACATCAGCTTTGACCGAAAAGGAACAAGCATCATTAGCGGAGATTGCCGCGTCGATTCGAGAGGTTTCAGATACTGAAACGAGTGAAACACTTGCAACATGCGTTGAAAAGGGGGCTGCATTTCACCATGCTGGGCTGGCAGCAGAACATCGCTCACTCGTTGAAGATGCCTTTCGCGATCGTCAACTAAAATGTATTGCTGCAACACCGACACTTGCTGCAGGCGTTAATACACCAAGTCGTCGGGTGATCGTTCGCGATTGGCGGCGTTACGATAGCGAGTATGGGGGAATGAAACCACTTGATACACTTGAGGTTCATCAAATGATGGGTCGGGCAGGTCGACCTGGTCTTGATCCATACGGTGAAGCGGTCTTGCTTGCTGGGGATACTGAGACGCGTGATGAGCTGTTTGATCGATATATTGATGCGGATCTTGAATCAGTGCGTTCAAAGCTTGCAAGTGAGCCTGCGCTTCGGACACATGCACTTGCAACAATCGCAACAGGGTTTGCACGAAGTCGGACAGAGCTCCTTGCATTCCTGAAAGAGACATTATATGCAACACAAACAGATACTAATGGGCGATTAAAAACGGTTACAGACACCGTTCTTGACTATCTAAAGCGAAATGAATTCATCATGCAGGATGGGGAGACCCTCTCAGCAACCGGACTCGGTCATACTGTCTCACGATTATATCTTGATCCGATGAGTGCTGCAACAATTATTGATGGATTACGATGGGCTGAAAAGAATAAGACTACACAACGCAGTGCACTTCAGGACAACTCAACCGAACAAGCTACTGGGAGCTTCCAGCCAGCGAGTGAACTTGTCAACTCAAAACATGATACACATCAAGACAGTGATGAATCGACAGTGAGATATCCAACAGCACTTGGATTGTATCACCTTGTTTGTCGGACACCGGATATGTATGAATTGTATCTTAAATCGGGTGATAAAGAGCGTTTTACCCAAGTCTGCTATGAGCGCGAGGCTGAGTTGCTCGGACGGACGCCCTCTGAGTACGACGATGTTCGATTTGAGTCGTGGCTGTCGGCACTGAAGACTGGGCGATTACTTGAAGATTGGGCGGATGAGACATCTGAAGACCAGATTACAGAGCAATATGACGTTGGACCTGGTGATATCAGAGGAAAGGTCGACACAGCAAGTTGGCTCCTCGGGGCAGCAGAACAGTTGGCTGGTGAGCTTGGAATGAAGACGAAACCTATCGCTGATGCTCGACGGCGTGTCGAGGATGGGGTTAGAGCAGAGTTACTTGATCTCGTTGATATCCGTGGCGTTGGGCGGAAGCGTGCTCGACGGCTTTTTGATACTGGCATCCAGGACAGTGCAGATCTTCAAACAGCTGAAAAGAAAACTATCCTTCGGGCACTCCGGGGTCGGCGAAAGACAGCTGAGCGTATTCTTGAAAACGCTGGACGCACAGATACCTCAATGGATAGTGTTGATGAAGTGTCGAAGGACTCCACTAATTCAGACACAGGGAATGAGACACAATCGAACACAGGTGGAGGTGCCACGACAGAGGGGACGCGACAAGATCGCGATATGGATAATCAAGATGGAAATCAGGCTGGACTCGGGGACTTTTCATGA
- a CDS encoding AAA family ATPase codes for MKRVAATVTIDPELPPDTVRLRWPPIDATTHTYDIADSTTNDSASPLDADVVQLRTSNGRMTAAVVRPDSMIDPDTIAVSSNLAAALDISADIKNTSETDTGRTIDSDQNAQTDHVATVEPVSVSPAHQLTVAPVAELSISGGEQTVRQALDTRPLVRGDTIPTVFLDGSLELPVRVTETRPDGPVAITAKTELKLESGPAPDLTLPQQAPIPPSGVGGYDEIIETCQHTIADPLIYSDAYHVDDRSAASGVLLEGQSGVGKTHLIRHTAWYADATIRTIDCATLASQSPSDLTDELDSHTAAITTGNATSTIVLIDNLDIIGEDNDTVARQISSWIEKTLQLDSATVVAECTDADAIDSMFTRGGRLSRIISVTAPTPDDRAAIISVLFNDIPTTSHIDYTAVAEQTLGYVAADILNLRARAIEAALTRCNVDSTEEMAETEFRVLPADIETAITKTTPSAAETTGSVPSTSFEDIGGLAAPKRELTRAVEWPLQYPEALSRLGVDAPAGVLLYGPPGTGKTMLARAVASTTDANFLTVDGPELLNKYVGESERRVRQLFTRARDSAPAVVFFDEVDALGSARAGDGDSSATERVVSQLLTELDGLHPREQVTVIGATNRPDRIDDALTRPGRFDRVVEVPLPDPEARQEIIRIHTRDRPTEPLDIDEIATKTEGYSGSDISAVLQEASLLALEEHLGAAESEINDETRTIEPNSGQSTSSSATPEAVESIEAVRIHRRHVDAALDRIGPSLSATARERYASFDGTGS; via the coding sequence ATGAAACGCGTCGCTGCGACAGTTACTATCGACCCAGAACTCCCACCTGATACTGTTCGCCTCCGCTGGCCTCCAATTGATGCGACGACTCATACATATGACATAGCAGACAGCACAACCAATGACTCCGCATCTCCGTTAGATGCAGATGTTGTTCAACTTCGGACCAGTAATGGTCGGATGACCGCTGCGGTCGTTCGTCCTGATTCGATGATTGACCCTGATACCATTGCTGTATCATCAAATCTTGCAGCAGCACTTGATATTTCTGCAGATATAAAAAACACTTCAGAAACTGATACGGGCAGGACTATTGATTCGGATCAGAATGCTCAAACTGACCATGTCGCGACCGTTGAACCAGTAAGCGTCTCGCCCGCACATCAACTTACCGTTGCACCGGTTGCTGAGTTGTCGATTAGTGGGGGTGAACAGACAGTTCGTCAGGCACTCGATACTCGGCCACTCGTTCGTGGTGATACTATTCCAACTGTATTCCTGGATGGATCACTTGAGCTCCCGGTTCGCGTCACTGAAACCCGCCCAGACGGTCCCGTTGCTATCACAGCAAAGACAGAACTCAAATTAGAGTCTGGTCCGGCACCTGACTTGACACTTCCACAGCAAGCTCCAATTCCCCCGTCAGGAGTCGGCGGTTATGATGAAATCATCGAAACATGTCAACATACCATTGCAGATCCGCTAATATATTCCGATGCATATCATGTCGACGACCGCTCGGCAGCCTCGGGCGTCCTGCTTGAGGGACAATCTGGTGTTGGTAAGACACATCTTATCCGACACACTGCATGGTATGCAGATGCAACGATTCGAACGATTGACTGTGCAACACTTGCTTCACAATCACCTTCTGATCTCACTGATGAACTTGATTCACATACAGCAGCGATTACGACGGGCAACGCAACATCAACAATCGTTCTTATCGATAATCTTGATATAATTGGTGAGGACAACGATACAGTCGCCCGTCAAATTAGTTCATGGATTGAGAAAACGCTACAACTTGATTCAGCAACTGTTGTTGCTGAATGCACTGACGCAGACGCGATTGATTCAATGTTTACCCGTGGTGGTCGACTTTCACGGATAATCTCGGTCACTGCTCCAACCCCGGATGATCGTGCAGCCATTATCTCGGTTTTGTTTAATGACATACCGACTACCTCTCATATCGATTATACCGCTGTTGCTGAGCAGACCCTTGGATATGTTGCCGCAGATATTCTCAATTTACGTGCACGTGCAATTGAGGCAGCACTCACCCGGTGTAATGTTGACTCCACAGAAGAAATGGCAGAAACAGAATTCAGAGTTCTTCCAGCAGATATTGAGACAGCAATTACCAAAACGACACCAAGTGCCGCTGAAACGACCGGTTCAGTCCCGTCAACATCATTTGAGGATATTGGTGGACTTGCAGCACCAAAACGCGAACTTACTCGAGCCGTTGAGTGGCCACTCCAATATCCAGAGGCGCTCTCTCGACTTGGTGTTGATGCGCCTGCTGGGGTTCTGCTCTACGGACCACCAGGAACTGGAAAGACAATGTTGGCACGCGCAGTCGCCTCAACAACAGATGCAAACTTCTTGACTGTCGACGGTCCGGAACTTCTGAATAAATACGTTGGCGAGAGCGAACGCCGTGTCCGACAATTATTCACCCGTGCGAGAGATAGTGCCCCGGCGGTCGTCTTTTTTGATGAAGTTGATGCACTCGGATCTGCCCGCGCAGGCGACGGGGATTCCTCTGCTACAGAGCGTGTCGTATCACAGCTACTAACCGAACTTGATGGTCTTCATCCTCGTGAACAAGTGACGGTCATAGGCGCAACAAACCGCCCTGATCGTATCGATGATGCACTTACTCGACCTGGAAGATTTGACCGTGTTGTTGAGGTTCCACTCCCAGATCCTGAAGCCCGTCAGGAGATTATCCGCATCCATACCCGTGATCGACCGACTGAGCCACTCGATATTGATGAGATTGCAACAAAGACCGAGGGATATTCCGGAAGCGATATTAGTGCTGTCTTACAGGAAGCAAGTCTGCTTGCACTTGAAGAGCACCTTGGTGCAGCTGAATCTGAGATAAATGATGAGACAAGAACTATTGAACCCAACTCGGGTCAGAGTACCTCGTCGAGTGCGACCCCTGAAGCCGTTGAATCTATTGAAGCTGTCCGTATTCATCGTCGCCACGTTGATGCAGCACTTGACCGTATTGGACCGTCACTATCAGCAACCGCAAGAGAGCGATATGCATCATTTGACGGGACTGGCTCGTAA
- the cgi121 gene encoding KEOPS complex subunit Cgi121: MKLVCGKVTIEDVDEFVSIVDKIEKGTGATIQAFDARYIVNQKHINRAIECADRARRRNNNIARDRSIEMLLYAAGRRQITEALEIGVSSGLNRIVVAIDGGNEIEAAKSIESNTLDTPADEVLGSYDPDLVQPYFDITANEIDVVNGDTESLVLERVALLAVER, translated from the coding sequence ATGAAACTCGTCTGTGGTAAGGTGACTATTGAGGATGTGGATGAGTTTGTTTCAATTGTCGATAAGATTGAGAAAGGAACGGGTGCAACAATACAGGCGTTCGACGCTCGATATATTGTGAATCAAAAACATATTAATCGGGCTATCGAGTGTGCTGACCGAGCCCGACGCCGGAATAATAATATTGCACGGGATAGATCAATCGAGATGTTGTTATACGCGGCTGGTCGCCGACAGATTACTGAGGCGCTTGAGATTGGGGTTTCATCCGGTCTAAATCGTATTGTGGTCGCTATCGATGGTGGTAATGAAATCGAAGCTGCAAAATCTATCGAATCAAATACACTTGATACACCTGCCGATGAAGTTCTTGGGTCATATGACCCTGATTTGGTGCAGCCGTATTTTGATATTACTGCTAACGAGATTGATGTTGTCAATGGCGATACTGAATCGCTCGTTCTTGAACGGGTTGCATTACTTGCTGTTGAGCGGTGA
- a CDS encoding S24/S26 family peptidase: MTEKSGDDESPERWDSEHATGIDDSGIEDDHTDSNVELDARSDVNIEYNRKNDRENENNPYDRARREPKHTAESSILTRIRRGAVTTLRETLYSVIVVVAIGLILFAISGVWPPMVAVESGSMEPEMSRGDLILVSETTRFTPSYAHENTGVVTAEVGQSRGYQTFGGTGSVIIYDPPQRVGSPIIHRAHFYVEDGENWYEEANSAYLTASGCDELRNCPAPHAGFITKGDANARYDQATGIAGPVRRTWIRGAARFRIPYLGYVRLQLAGALTVNPVLWVSGIR; the protein is encoded by the coding sequence ATGACGGAGAAGTCCGGAGACGATGAATCACCGGAGCGGTGGGATTCAGAGCACGCTACCGGCATTGATGACTCCGGGATAGAGGATGACCATACAGATTCAAACGTAGAGCTAGATGCGCGTTCAGATGTAAATATAGAGTATAACCGAAAGAATGACAGAGAAAATGAAAACAATCCATATGATAGAGCAAGGCGAGAGCCAAAGCATACCGCAGAATCCAGTATATTAACACGGATAAGACGGGGGGCGGTTACAACACTTCGAGAAACACTGTATAGCGTTATTGTCGTGGTTGCTATTGGACTTATTCTGTTTGCGATTAGCGGAGTTTGGCCGCCAATGGTTGCAGTTGAAAGTGGAAGCATGGAACCAGAAATGTCGCGTGGTGATTTGATACTGGTGAGTGAAACAACACGGTTTACGCCAAGTTATGCGCATGAGAACACTGGTGTCGTCACGGCTGAAGTAGGACAATCGCGTGGATATCAAACGTTTGGTGGGACCGGATCTGTGATTATTTATGATCCCCCACAGCGGGTAGGGTCACCAATTATTCATCGGGCGCATTTCTATGTCGAAGATGGTGAAAATTGGTATGAAGAGGCAAACTCAGCATATCTAACGGCAAGTGGGTGTGATGAACTACGGAACTGTCCAGCTCCACATGCCGGGTTTATCACAAAAGGTGATGCAAATGCCCGATATGACCAAGCAACAGGAATCGCTGGTCCAGTCAGACGAACATGGATTCGCGGAGCAGCACGGTTTCGCATTCCATATCTTGGGTACGTCCGGCTCCAGTTGGCTGGAGCACTTACAG
- a CDS encoding IMP cyclohydrolase translates to MYLGRFIIIGETTAVYRVSSRSYPNRQIISRDNMLTVVPTSEAAQTNNPYVSYNCMRQGGEKIVIGNGSHVDPIAEKIDRGYPARDALAEALLALDYEKDDYNTPRIAGIVGSSSYVGIIRQDAVIIRSISEPTLVSTYENDAPTTAQLSLKGDIEEIAQKAYELEYEHPVCAAAVTHQGQGEGEGESGDIVAQIYNGK, encoded by the coding sequence ATGTATCTTGGTCGCTTCATCATTATTGGCGAGACAACTGCGGTATATCGGGTTTCATCACGGTCATATCCAAACCGACAGATTATCTCTCGAGATAACATGTTGACCGTCGTTCCAACGTCAGAAGCAGCCCAAACTAATAATCCATACGTATCATATAATTGTATGCGCCAAGGCGGAGAGAAGATTGTTATCGGGAATGGATCGCACGTTGACCCCATTGCAGAGAAGATTGATCGAGGATATCCAGCAAGAGATGCCCTTGCAGAAGCATTACTTGCGCTTGATTATGAGAAAGATGATTATAATACCCCCCGAATTGCCGGAATCGTTGGGTCCTCCTCATATGTGGGAATCATCCGTCAAGACGCGGTTATTATTAGATCAATCTCAGAACCAACACTTGTGAGTACGTATGAGAATGATGCTCCAACAACAGCGCAATTGTCACTCAAAGGTGACATTGAAGAAATTGCACAGAAAGCATACGAACTAGAGTATGAGCATCCAGTATGTGCTGCTGCGGTTACACATCAGGGTCAGGGTGAGGGTGAGGGTGAGAGTGGGGATATTGTAGCTCAAATATACAATGGCAAGTAA
- a CDS encoding DNA-directed DNA polymerase II small subunit produces MPSELSARIVSALAQHGYNADREAVTLLAGAKYPNTALEEVLDLIADDTLRITAADVRPVIDSTPSDLSSITEPVNKDSTRDNNAQDQSISDQKTQYLPSQSTSPNNITPDLDSSPEQTTGASQPSQKAHTSTPETDQSVNSFDINGDITGRSTGTGSYDDFVSVFRDRYERLSSHLRSRVNHRPTQAIGSMSGETDTAIIGLVNDIRSTKNGHWIVELEDTTGIFPCLVMKDRSFADVVNELLFDECIAIEGTLSGDGEILFANDIHFPDIPHNHTPNTADRHVQAALISDIHVGSQEFVYDAWERFAAWLHTDEADAIEYLLIAGDMVEGVGVYPDQDDELDIVDIYAQYETFAEHLKSVPGDIEILLIPGNHDAVRLAEPQPGFDDELRSIMSAHDARISGNPSFVTIEGVQILMYHGVSLDEVIAELPSPKANYDEPHKAMYQLLKKRHIAPQFGERTRLAPEDSDYLIIDEIPDVFHTGHVHKLGWGKYHDVLAVNSGCWQAQTAFQRSVNIDPDVGYAPIIDLDTLEMTVRKFL; encoded by the coding sequence GTGCCTTCGGAGTTATCGGCGCGTATCGTTTCCGCACTTGCACAGCATGGATATAATGCAGATCGTGAAGCTGTTACACTCCTTGCGGGTGCTAAATATCCTAATACTGCACTCGAAGAGGTGTTAGATTTAATCGCGGATGATACGCTTCGGATTACTGCTGCTGATGTTCGCCCTGTGATTGACTCAACACCATCAGATCTTTCAAGCATAACCGAACCCGTGAACAAAGACTCGACAAGGGATAATAATGCCCAAGATCAGAGTATATCCGATCAAAAGACACAATATCTCCCGTCCCAATCGACTTCTCCGAATAATATAACACCTGATTTAGATTCATCACCGGAGCAAACCACGGGTGCGTCACAACCATCTCAAAAGGCTCATACATCAACACCAGAGACAGATCAATCTGTAAATTCATTTGATATCAATGGTGACATTACCGGACGAAGCACAGGCACCGGATCATACGATGACTTTGTGTCGGTTTTTCGAGACCGCTATGAGCGTCTTTCATCACACCTTCGGAGCCGTGTCAACCATCGACCTACACAAGCTATTGGTTCAATGTCTGGTGAAACGGATACAGCGATTATTGGGTTAGTTAATGATATTCGATCGACAAAAAATGGTCACTGGATTGTTGAACTGGAAGATACAACAGGTATATTTCCGTGTCTTGTCATGAAAGACCGGTCATTCGCTGATGTTGTTAATGAACTATTGTTTGATGAGTGTATTGCAATCGAAGGCACACTTTCGGGAGATGGAGAAATACTCTTTGCGAACGATATTCACTTCCCTGACATTCCGCATAATCATACCCCAAATACTGCTGACAGGCATGTTCAAGCGGCGCTCATTTCTGACATCCACGTCGGGAGTCAAGAATTCGTTTATGATGCCTGGGAGCGATTTGCTGCATGGCTTCACACAGACGAGGCCGACGCTATTGAGTATTTGCTGATTGCGGGTGATATGGTTGAAGGTGTTGGAGTGTATCCTGATCAGGATGATGAACTTGATATTGTTGATATTTATGCGCAGTATGAAACGTTTGCTGAGCATCTCAAGTCTGTCCCTGGCGATATTGAAATTCTTCTGATACCCGGAAATCACGACGCTGTCAGGCTTGCTGAGCCACAACCTGGATTTGATGATGAACTCCGTTCAATCATGTCAGCACATGATGCACGTATCTCTGGAAACCCTTCATTTGTCACCATTGAGGGCGTTCAAATATTGATGTATCACGGCGTTTCTCTTGATGAAGTTATTGCTGAACTCCCATCACCGAAGGCAAATTATGATGAACCTCACAAGGCGATGTATCAGCTATTAAAAAAACGACATATCGCTCCTCAATTTGGTGAGCGGACACGTCTCGCCCCTGAAGATAGTGATTACTTAATAATCGATGAAATCCCAGATGTGTTTCATACCGGTCACGTACATAAGCTTGGCTGGGGAAAATATCATGATGTGCTTGCAGTGAACTCTGGATGTTGGCAGGCACAGACAGCATTTCAGCGGTCGGTGAATATTGATCCTGATGTAGGGTATGCGCCAATTATCGATCTAGATACGCTTGAAATGACTGTTCGCAAATTCCTGTGA
- a CDS encoding aspartate kinase, with translation MRIVTKFGGTSLGNGDRITRAADSIAAAIDAGHEIAVVASAMGSTTDYLLDEIHYDAADKDRAEIVSMGERTSVRMLKGALSARGVTAQFLEPGSDDWPIITNERGEVDVGETQRRAADLASNLDNVVPVLTGFLAESHDGTTTTLGRGGSDTTAVMLGHYTDADEVVIVTDVEGVMTGDPRVVEGARNVGQITVDELRNLSFRGAEVVAPSALTYKNDDLGVRVVHYQHGDLLTGGTLIEGEFENLIDMQEDMLACVTVAGRSIRNSTGILADLSQSLRDDGINIDAVASGMDSITFYISEDIASKAENLLHAKVINNQTLSSVTVDDGIAVIRVTGGELPNRPGVILDIVRPIAEAGINIRDVITSATSVAVFVAWDDREETLSIVQSKF, from the coding sequence ATGCGCATAGTCACAAAGTTTGGTGGCACTTCACTCGGAAATGGTGACCGAATCACACGGGCTGCAGACTCAATCGCGGCGGCAATTGACGCAGGTCATGAAATCGCTGTTGTTGCCTCTGCAATGGGGAGTACGACTGATTATCTCCTTGATGAGATTCACTATGACGCCGCGGATAAAGACCGTGCTGAGATTGTGTCGATGGGTGAACGGACAAGCGTTCGGATGCTTAAAGGCGCACTCTCTGCACGTGGTGTAACTGCGCAATTTCTTGAACCGGGCAGTGATGACTGGCCGATTATTACGAATGAACGTGGTGAGGTTGATGTTGGTGAAACACAGCGTCGAGCCGCTGATCTCGCGAGTAATCTTGACAATGTTGTTCCTGTTCTCACGGGATTTCTTGCGGAATCACATGATGGGACAACAACGACACTCGGTCGCGGCGGATCAGACACGACCGCAGTCATGCTTGGACATTATACCGACGCCGATGAGGTTGTTATCGTCACCGATGTTGAGGGTGTGATGACCGGCGATCCACGGGTTGTTGAAGGTGCTCGTAACGTCGGACAGATTACAGTTGATGAACTTCGAAACCTCTCATTTCGTGGTGCAGAAGTGGTTGCGCCATCAGCACTCACATATAAAAATGACGACCTTGGTGTTCGGGTCGTGCATTATCAACATGGTGATCTGCTTACCGGTGGAACACTGATTGAAGGAGAATTTGAGAATCTCATAGACATGCAAGAGGATATGCTTGCATGTGTGACTGTTGCTGGGCGGTCAATTCGAAACAGCACGGGTATTCTCGCAGATCTCTCGCAGTCGCTTCGCGACGATGGTATCAATATTGATGCTGTTGCATCTGGCATGGATTCAATTACATTCTATATCTCCGAGGATATTGCTTCGAAAGCAGAAAACCTACTTCACGCGAAGGTCATAAATAATCAAACGCTTTCATCTGTCACTGTTGATGATGGTATTGCAGTTATCAGAGTCACTGGCGGTGAACTTCCTAATCGTCCTGGCGTGATTCTGGATATCGTCCGACCAATCGCAGAAGCTGGAATAAATATTCGTGATGTTATCACTTCTGCAACATCTGTGGCCGTTTTCGTCGCCTGGGATGACCGTGAAGAGACGCTCTCGATCGTCCAAAGTAAGTTCTAA